Proteins from a single region of Mangifera indica cultivar Alphonso unplaced genomic scaffold, CATAS_Mindica_2.1 Un_0011, whole genome shotgun sequence:
- the LOC123205664 gene encoding NAC domain-containing protein 86-like — protein sequence MSPVSLPPGFRFHPTDEELVAYYLKRKINGRRIELEIIAEVDLYKCEPWDLPGKSLLPSKDLEWYFFSPRDRKYPNGSRTNRATKAGYWKATGKDRKVNSETRAVGMKKTLVYYRGRAPHGIRTHWVMHEYRLDERECETDSGLQDAYALCRVFKKSTIAPKVGEHYTTTTTNQVMNEHSSGDSDLYSERRWDEFEGSGYPMSYGISLPSNADGSSIDLTGTQFLSEKAPGYTTPFSNYGTTSYDPSKIDIAIECAKLQHRLSLPPLEVEDFSQVGFTDYKMQHSHSKPSMGGINEGNIVQEILSVSHVSQQFMNQTNLHAHADDFSFIAGENNQYNPSNDMGCVKYNDKSWEDLSTRSIEIGDLDKEIKRENVRWVGMPNKDLEKSLTEEQKIVPIEKISSFERREVYESEGETWRNSCLGFNGSVINDFSLGFIDDVHNRNNLDHEDIADGFATLPSFELVEDIKVNHGMFVSTRQVADTFFHQIVPSQTVKVHLNPLIANNSSIEKVDTQFIRHEKPGSFFKKFIKFMKLWKELATAVVCVMVFDLLILLFHEKLMDGLTVSGCAKNEGCSNNLKAMKGNSAGDKDFFVNVRSGGHHSIVFFKKLGLFVSISLALCTVWATV from the exons ATGTCTCCTGTTTCATTGCCTCCTGGCTTTCGTTTCCATCCAACAGACGAAGAACTCGTTGCTTATTATCTCAAGAGAAAAATCAATGGTCGTAGaattgaattagagatcatcGCTGAAGTTGATCTCTACAAATGTGAGCCTTGGGACTTACCAg GGAAGTCATTATTGCCCAGCAAAGACCTGGAGTGGTATTTCTTCAGTCCTCGTGATCGCAAGTATCCCAATGGATCAAGGACAAATCGTGCAACCAAAGCTGGATATTGGAAGGCCACGGGAAAAGATAGAAAAGTGAACTCTGAGACTCGAGCCGTGGGCATGAAGAAAACCCTAGTTTACTATCGAGGGAGAGCTCCACATGGCATTCGGACTCATTGGGTCATGCATGAATATCGTCTTGATGAGCGAGAATGTGAAACTGATTCAGGCTTGCAG GATGCATATGCTCTTTGTCGTGTGTTCAAGAAGAGTACCATTGCCCCGAAGGTTGGGGAGCATTATACTACTACGACTACTAATCAAGTGATGAATGAACATTCATCCGGGGACAGTGATTTATATTCAGAGAGACGATGGGATGAATTTGAGGGCTCAGGTTATCCAATGTCATATGGAATATCTTTACCCAGCAATGCCGATGGATCATCAATTGATCTCACTGGGACACAATTCTTATCAGAAAAGGCACCTGGCTACACAACTCCATTTTCAAATTATGGAACCACTTCTTACGATCCTtccaag aTTGATATAGCAATAGAGTGTGCAAAGCTGCAGCATCGGCTCTCATTGCCTCCTTTGGAAGTGGAAGATTTCTCTCAAGTTGGCTTCACGGACTACAAAATGCAGCACTCACACTCAAAACCGTCAATGGGAGGAATAAATGAGGGAAATATAGTGCAGGAAATTCTTTCGGTTTCTCACGTATCACAGCAATTCATGAATCAAACCAACCTTCACGCCCATGCTgatgattttagttttatagctggagaaaataatcaatataatcCAAGTAATGACATGGGTTGTGTCAAATATAACGATAAGTCGTGGGAAGATCTGAGTACAAGATCAATAGAAATCGGAGACTTGGATAAAGAAATTAAACGGGAGAATGTAAGATGGGTAGGAATGCCAAACAAAGATTTGGAGAAG AGTTTAACGGAAGAGCAGAAGATTGTTCCCATAGAAAAGATTTCAAGTTTCGAAAGAAGGGAAGTTTATGAATCTGAAG GTGAAACTTGGCGTAATAGCTGTTTGGGATTCAATGGCTCGgtaataaatgatttttcactTGGGTTCATCGACGATGTACACAATAGAAACAATCTAGACCATGAAGACATTGCGGATGGATTTGCAACCTTACCTAGCTTCGAGTTGGTTGAGGATATTAAAGTGAACCATGGAATGTTTGTTTCAACCCGCCAAGTGGCAGACACATTCTTCCACCAAATAGTGCCTTCGCAGACAGTTAAAGTCCATCTCAACCCACTGATCGCAAACAATTCATCAATAGAGAAGGTAGACACGCAATTCATCAGGCATGAGAAACCAGGCTCATTCTTCAAAAAGTTTATCAAATTCATGAAGCTATGGAAGGAATTAGCAACTGCAGTTGTCTGTGTGATGGTGTTTGATctcttaattcttctttttcatgAGAAATTGATGGATGGCTTGACTGTAAGTGGTTGTGCAAAAAATGAAGGCTGCTCTAACAATCTGAAGGCGATGAAGGGAAATTCAGCTGGTGATAAAGATTTCTTTGTTAATGTAAGGAGTGGTGGACATCAttctattgtattttttaagaAGTTAGGGCTTTTTGTTAGCATTTCATTGGCTCTATGTACCGTGTGGGCGACAGTGTAG